The genomic segment TTTTCTCTCTCTATTCTATTTTCCAAATCCTCCTTCCCCTCCTCGCCCTTTGGCTTTTCTTTTTGTTGATATTTAATATCATCCCCAATACAAAAGTTCCGATCAAAGCGTCCTCCATTGGAGCTGCCATCACAGGAATCATTCTCATCATTTTCTTTTGGGGGTTTATCAATATCTATCTAACTTCCTTTACCGAAAAAACAATGTTAGTGTATAAAGCTCTCGCAGCAATTCCTATTGCCCTACTTGCCATTTACTCCATCTCTCTCATCATTTTGTATGGGGCAGAAGTGACTGCCACCTTACAATTTCCAGACAGATACATTCTCCCAAAAAATCCGTTTGAAGATATAGACAGTACCTTATCTTATGAATTCTACAAAACCATTCAAGTTTTGGCACTTACCTATGACTACCAATCCAAAAAGGGAGAACTCATCAAAAGTTCAGTTTTGCGAAAAACTCTTGTGATGCCAGAAAAGGATTTAAATGATATTTTAGAAAAACTAATCAATGCAAAGTTAGTGGAAGTAACCGAAGACAAACGGATCACACCAGTCAAACTGAAAGAACAAATTGATCTGGTAGCTTTATACGAACAAACTTCTAGTTTTAAAATTGGAGCTCCCAAAGAAACGTCCAATCTTTCCACAAAACTGAATGAAAGTTTAAGCCAGTTGGAAGGAAAGTTTAAAGAGGAACTAAAAAAGATTTCTTTTAAGGATTTGGTTTAGATTTAGAAACTAAGAACGGAAGATTTTTTATCTTTATAGGTAATGACTTATAACCTTTTGTCAAAAGGCTATAATCTAAAAATAAGGATTTTTTTTCACTGGAGGAAGAGAGGCAGACATTTGTTTGTAAATCTCTTCCGCAAGTCCCATCGATTCGTTTTGGGAAATATTTTTAGCATACTCATCATAAAGCATATCTTCAAAAATTTCTTCGGCATATCCGCCATCGATCATTTTCTCTTTGTGGATGGTGTTTTTCATTTCTTTTAACATCATCTTCACAAAAACAGATTCAAATTCCACGGATGCATCATAGAGTTTTTTTCTATAAGGATCTTCTTTAATTTCCTCACGAATGTTTTGTGGAACTCGGAGGGATGAAGAACTCACTTTCCCCATAATTTCTTCATGAGTTTCTAGTAGGTTCTGGAAGTCGGACATACCTTCTTTTTTGGCAGTTTTTGTTTCATCCGAATAGGATTTCATCCGATTCAGGATGGATTCATCCTGGGAACGACTCAGGCGATTCGAATAGTCTTGGATTTTGTGAATGTCCATATTATGTCTACTAAACCTATCGGCAGATTTTCAAATTACTGAATCACAAGTTCTGCTTTTAAGGCCCCTTGTTTTTTTAAGGCCTCCAAAATGGAAATAATGTCCCGTGTGGAAGCTCCGACTTTGTTCAGAGCACCCACCACATCCGAAACTTGTGTGGTTTCTTTTAAAACAAAAACAGATTCACCCTTTCCCTCTTCTTGGATGGGGAAAAAATACCGCGACTTGTCTCGGTTCGCAATTTGGATGGTGAGTCCTTGTTGGGAAATGGCTACTTCATCAATAGCGATACCTGCTCCCATCACTATGGTTCCCGTTCTTTCGTTGATCACCACACGAGCCACAGGTGAAGAATTCACTGTTAGGTTTTCTAACTTAGCAAGGAAAGCCAAATCGAGTTTCGGTTCTCCCGCAGCCATTTCGCTCGCGGGATTTTGGCCTGATGCTTTTAGAGGCAGGGGAACAAGGACTTCAGTAGGAGAAACTACTTCTGGAACCACTGCCAGTTCGGCAGTGATGGCATCTACAATCGCACCCATCGTAGTATAATCTTTTTCGAGAAGTGTGAGTTTGACAGATTTAGTCACAGGGGCATTGGGAACCGATCTTTCTAAAATCGCACCCATAGGAACAAGAGCCGTATTGGATCCTGATTTTTTATCAGCCCCTCCTCGTTTTTTCTCTTTTCCACCAAACGCGAGTACACCGGAAGCAACGGCAATGATTTCTCCATTCCCTGCTTTCAATGGGGATTGTAATAGCACTCCTCCTTCAAGAGAACGTGCGTCACCGAGGGAAGAAACTAACACATCAATTTTATCCCCTTCTTTGAGGTTTACGGGAACATTGGCAGTGATGAGAACAGACGCAGTATTTTTTGCATCTCTTAGGTTCTTTTTGGTATTCACACCAAGACCAGCCAAATAATTCTGTAAGGCTTCTTCGGTGAGTGGATTTTTTGTATCTCCTGTTCCATTCAGACCCACAACAAGACCAAATCCAGTGAGTTGATTTTCGCGAACTGCATCAATTCGCACCAAATCTTTTAGTCTGGTCTCTACAGCAAAACTAGGGAGAGTCGCAAAAAGAAAAATAACAAGTGCTGACAGGGGATTTCCTAAAAAGCGGAAATCTTTTTTTGAGAACTCTAGGTTAGATACATTTTGATTCAAAACAGGCATTGTTACTTACTCACTTTCACCTAAGAGTCGTTTGATATTCTTTAAAATGATTTCTTGTTTTTCTTGTTCCGAAAGTTCTGCTTTTTCGGTTACCGTTCCATCGGGATTGGTAATCCGTTTCATTTGAATATTAGGATTTGTGAGTTCTTTAGGATTTAGAGTTCCTTGGTATTCCACTCTTAGGTTGGCAATCAGATCACTCGAAATAAAACGATTTTTGTCCAAATCTTCTGGAGAAATAGTCCCCGACAAACGAAGGTTAATCCTTTCTTCCGATAAATTGAATACCTTACTCCCTTCCAGTTCCAAGTTTCCTGTTCCAGGATCAATTCCTGTGACAAGGACTGCCATCACCCCCACAACTTTTCCTTGTGATTTGGATTTTCCTACCTTGGATCTCATATACGTGGAATTTGAGTTATAAGCAGGAAGATCAGGTACTAACTTTTTATCGGGAACCGTTTTGATATCATTATCAAAAGTAGCTTTGTATTCAGATTCATATTCCACACGAAGTCCGTTTTTCAAAACAACCTTTACCACAGTTCCTGGTTGGATGGTTTTGGGATAAGAGTAAGGATCTTTGTCTTTCCAAAGAGAATCTGCAAACAAAAGAGAAAAGTTAGAAAAGAAAATAGATACGGCAAATACAAATAGAAAAGGGAGAAAAAACGTAGGAATATTTTTAGCTGTATCTTCCGGCGCACCAAAGGAATTCAAATCCAAAGGCAAACACTCTTCGAGGTTGAAACTGGAACGATCACTTTGTATGGAATTTTGATTCTTCATCATCATTGTATGAACCTTAAATTTCTTCCAGAAGGCAGATCCCTTCGTTTTGAACTCTAGCTTTGATGATTTTTTGAGAAGCTAAGTTGAGGACAGAAATCTCATCTCCACGATTCCCTGATGCCAGTGCTCTTGTTTTAATTTTTAATAAAAGATTTCCGGTAGTATAAACAAGTTGCACTTCTTGTCCCCTTTCAATTGTGTGAAGGGTGCGGA from the Leptospira congkakensis genome contains:
- a CDS encoding rod-binding protein, with amino-acid sequence MDIHKIQDYSNRLSRSQDESILNRMKSYSDETKTAKKEGMSDFQNLLETHEEIMGKVSSSSLRVPQNIREEIKEDPYRKKLYDASVEFESVFVKMMLKEMKNTIHKEKMIDGGYAEEIFEDMLYDEYAKNISQNESMGLAEEIYKQMSASLPPVKKNPYF
- a CDS encoding flagellar basal body L-ring protein FlgH, which translates into the protein MMKNQNSIQSDRSSFNLEECLPLDLNSFGAPEDTAKNIPTFFLPFLFVFAVSIFFSNFSLLFADSLWKDKDPYSYPKTIQPGTVVKVVLKNGLRVEYESEYKATFDNDIKTVPDKKLVPDLPAYNSNSTYMRSKVGKSKSQGKVVGVMAVLVTGIDPGTGNLELEGSKVFNLSEERINLRLSGTISPEDLDKNRFISSDLIANLRVEYQGTLNPKELTNPNIQMKRITNPDGTVTEKAELSEQEKQEIILKNIKRLLGESE
- a CDS encoding flagellar basal body P-ring protein FlgI gives rise to the protein MPVLNQNVSNLEFSKKDFRFLGNPLSALVIFLFATLPSFAVETRLKDLVRIDAVRENQLTGFGLVVGLNGTGDTKNPLTEEALQNYLAGLGVNTKKNLRDAKNTASVLITANVPVNLKEGDKIDVLVSSLGDARSLEGGVLLQSPLKAGNGEIIAVASGVLAFGGKEKKRGGADKKSGSNTALVPMGAILERSVPNAPVTKSVKLTLLEKDYTTMGAIVDAITAELAVVPEVVSPTEVLVPLPLKASGQNPASEMAAGEPKLDLAFLAKLENLTVNSSPVARVVINERTGTIVMGAGIAIDEVAISQQGLTIQIANRDKSRYFFPIQEEGKGESVFVLKETTQVSDVVGALNKVGASTRDIISILEALKKQGALKAELVIQ